The proteins below come from a single Natrinema sp. SYSU A 869 genomic window:
- a CDS encoding YfcE family phosphodiesterase: MQRIAIISDTHVPSRENAVPEWVVEELQAADRTIHAGDFDSRKAHGRIDALANGSLIAVRGNTDPPTINVPHAATLEADGVTFVVTHGAGSPTGWHRRVAEIARSEVPDSDPVAVGGHIHDVVDTTVEGIRVLNPGSATGAAPADRATMYVATVEDGELTVELRTE; this comes from the coding sequence ATGCAACGGATCGCGATTATCTCTGATACGCACGTTCCATCCCGCGAGAACGCCGTCCCTGAGTGGGTTGTCGAGGAACTTCAGGCGGCCGACCGGACGATCCACGCGGGTGATTTCGACTCGAGGAAAGCCCACGGTCGGATCGACGCGCTGGCGAACGGCTCCCTGATCGCCGTCCGCGGAAACACGGACCCGCCGACGATCAACGTCCCCCACGCCGCGACGCTCGAGGCCGACGGTGTGACGTTCGTCGTGACCCACGGAGCTGGTTCGCCGACGGGGTGGCACCGGCGGGTCGCGGAGATCGCCCGGTCCGAAGTGCCCGACAGCGATCCGGTCGCCGTCGGGGGCCATATCCACGACGTCGTCGATACAACCGTCGAGGGTATTCGGGTTCTCAACCCGGGAAGCGCGACCGGTGCGGCTCCGGCCGACCGCGCGACGATGTACGTTGCGACCGTCGAGGACGGGGAGCTGACGGTCGAACTGCGAACCGAGTGA
- a CDS encoding ribbon-helix-helix protein, CopG family, translated as MTQRVTVSLDDDSAAALETLVAETDNGQSAVVRRALTFYAANFEAANERPSENLERYYRMLSSGEHVLLDIDFLHAFLESCYAGGDPDPEFVEAADRVADYHAREYGARFDEVGDLLEWLAFCGFLDVREEDEGVYHLVFPSEAVRWFMTRFIERSTVELPMEIELDGGVSKVIVTERAVD; from the coding sequence ATGACACAGCGTGTGACTGTATCGCTCGACGACGACTCGGCCGCGGCCCTCGAGACGCTAGTCGCCGAGACGGATAACGGACAGAGCGCGGTCGTCCGCCGCGCACTCACCTTCTACGCGGCGAACTTCGAAGCGGCCAACGAACGGCCGAGCGAGAACCTCGAGCGGTACTATCGGATGCTCTCTTCGGGGGAGCACGTCCTGCTCGATATCGACTTCCTGCACGCCTTCCTCGAGTCCTGTTACGCGGGCGGCGATCCCGATCCGGAGTTCGTCGAAGCAGCCGACCGCGTCGCCGACTACCACGCTCGCGAGTACGGAGCCCGGTTCGACGAGGTCGGCGACCTCCTCGAGTGGCTTGCCTTCTGTGGCTTCCTCGACGTCCGCGAGGAGGACGAGGGCGTCTATCACCTCGTCTTTCCCTCGGAGGCCGTCCGCTGGTTCATGACCCGGTTCATCGAGCGCAGCACCGTCGAGTTGCCGATGGAGATCGAACTCGACGGGGGCGTCTCGAAGGTGATCGTCACCGAGCGGGCGGTCGACTGA
- a CDS encoding Nramp family divalent metal transporter, which yields MGIIDRVKAIGPGALVAAAFVGPGTVTTASVIGAEYAYLLVWTIAFSILATIVLQEMSARLGLITQEGLGEAFRNEFDNPIPRAITVVLVVSAIGIGTAAFQTGNIVGGAAGLSTITGVSENVWGPIMGLVAAGLLWTGNYKLIERVFIGLVTVMGLAFVLNAIMVRPDLGSLADGLVPTVPEGSAYLIAGLVGTTVVGYNLFLHASTVQERWDGPEDLAECRADTIGMVIVGGIITTAIVVTAAAVFPAGTEIDNVGEMADQLEPVFGGYALTFFAIGLFAAGFTSAMSAPLAGAYATAGVLGWERDLTSTRFRAIWMTILGVGIVFSALDYNPVQVIVFAQVANGLLLPILAVFLIYAMNNRDLLGEYTNSTLQNVLGGIVTLVVIGIGLQTLYDVLLL from the coding sequence ATGGGGATCATTGACCGAGTAAAGGCGATCGGACCAGGTGCGCTCGTCGCGGCGGCGTTCGTCGGTCCAGGGACGGTAACGACCGCGAGCGTCATCGGGGCGGAGTACGCCTATCTGCTGGTGTGGACGATCGCGTTCTCGATTCTCGCGACGATTGTTCTTCAGGAGATGAGCGCGCGGTTGGGGTTGATCACGCAGGAAGGACTGGGGGAAGCGTTCCGAAACGAGTTCGACAACCCGATTCCGCGGGCGATCACCGTCGTGCTCGTCGTGAGCGCGATTGGCATCGGAACCGCGGCGTTCCAGACGGGCAACATCGTCGGCGGCGCTGCCGGCCTGTCAACGATCACCGGCGTCAGCGAGAACGTCTGGGGGCCGATTATGGGCCTCGTCGCCGCCGGGTTGCTGTGGACGGGGAACTATAAGCTGATTGAGCGGGTCTTCATCGGCCTCGTCACCGTCATGGGACTGGCGTTCGTTCTTAACGCGATCATGGTCCGGCCTGATCTCGGCTCCCTGGCGGACGGGCTCGTCCCGACCGTCCCCGAGGGATCTGCCTATCTCATCGCTGGCCTCGTCGGGACCACCGTCGTCGGCTACAACCTGTTCCTGCACGCGAGCACCGTCCAGGAGCGCTGGGACGGCCCTGAGGACCTCGCCGAGTGTCGCGCGGACACGATCGGGATGGTCATCGTCGGCGGGATAATCACAACGGCGATCGTCGTCACGGCCGCCGCAGTGTTCCCCGCGGGGACCGAGATCGACAACGTCGGTGAGATGGCCGACCAGCTCGAGCCGGTCTTCGGCGGCTATGCGCTCACGTTCTTCGCGATCGGCCTCTTCGCGGCCGGCTTCACGAGTGCGATGAGCGCACCACTGGCCGGGGCCTACGCCACCGCCGGCGTGCTGGGCTGGGAGCGGGACCTGACCTCGACCCGGTTCCGGGCGATTTGGATGACGATCCTCGGCGTCGGCATCGTCTTCTCGGCACTCGACTACAACCCCGTACAGGTGATCGTCTTCGCCCAGGTCGCCAACGGTCTCCTGTTGCCGATCCTGGCCGTCTTCCTCATCTACGCAATGAACAACCGCGACCTGCTGGGCGAGTACACGAACAGCACCCTCCAAAACGTTCTCGGCGGGATCGTCACGCTCGTCGTGATCGGCATCGGCCTGCAAACGCTCTACGACGTGTTGCTCCTCTAA
- a CDS encoding hydantoinase/oxoprolinase family protein, translating into MNTDDRTDESGDTRIGVDVGGTFTDVALSVDDRLVTAKVPTTDDQHVGVLEGIDKACDRAGIDPADIDGFAHAMTVSVNALLERGGAKTALVTTEGFRDVLEIGRQDRPALYDLEAEKPEPLVPRDRRFEVAERTTAAGIERPVDADEVRDLAATLRERDVEAVAISLLHAYADPENERVVAETLREELEVPVSASHEVLAEFREFERTSTTAVDAYVRPAIDSYVGQLVDEASDAGIPAPRIMQANGGIADPETVREHAVTTTLSGPAAGVVGAAATVDDDDVEGLVTFDMGGTSSDVSLVRDGQAERTTDAEIDGIPIRTPMVDVNTVGAGGGSIAWVDAGGALRVGPESSGAQPGPACYGRGGTRPTVTDANVVLGYIGPETALGGEMTLDVDAARDALERLAGEAGLDGALEAARGVYRVANATMTRTIRSVTVERGHDPREFALVAFGGAGPMHAAALADSLSVDRVVVPRPGGVLSAFGLLAADESYDAVRTVGVALEGADPAELEDVYDDLVADVLADASEPDAARVERAADCRYAGQSFELTVPVDDEFDAAAVADRFHDAHERTYGYAMDESIEVVNLRATATIPGSEPAIRHEGAGNARIGTREAHFPGTGAREAAVYDRDRLAAGASIMGPAVLEQAESTTVVPPTWDGEILADGTLVMTRTEEDKQ; encoded by the coding sequence ATGAATACGGACGACCGAACAGACGAGAGCGGTGACACGCGCATCGGCGTCGATGTCGGCGGCACCTTCACCGACGTAGCGCTGTCCGTCGACGACCGGCTCGTCACCGCGAAGGTCCCGACGACCGACGACCAGCATGTCGGCGTCCTCGAGGGAATCGACAAGGCCTGCGACCGCGCCGGCATCGATCCCGCAGATATCGACGGCTTCGCCCACGCCATGACCGTCTCGGTCAACGCCCTCCTCGAGCGCGGCGGTGCGAAGACCGCGCTCGTGACGACCGAGGGGTTCCGGGACGTCCTCGAGATTGGCCGCCAAGACCGGCCGGCCCTGTACGACTTAGAGGCCGAAAAGCCCGAGCCGTTGGTTCCTCGAGACCGACGGTTCGAGGTCGCCGAGCGGACGACCGCGGCGGGAATCGAGCGACCGGTCGACGCCGACGAGGTCCGCGACCTCGCGGCGACGCTACGCGAGCGTGACGTTGAGGCCGTCGCGATCTCTCTGCTGCACGCCTACGCCGACCCCGAGAACGAGCGCGTCGTCGCCGAGACGCTGCGCGAGGAACTCGAGGTGCCGGTTTCGGCTTCCCACGAGGTACTCGCGGAGTTCCGCGAGTTCGAGCGCACGTCGACGACGGCGGTCGACGCCTACGTCCGACCGGCGATCGACAGTTACGTCGGCCAGTTGGTCGACGAAGCCAGCGATGCCGGGATTCCGGCACCGCGAATCATGCAGGCCAACGGCGGTATCGCGGACCCGGAAACGGTACGCGAGCACGCTGTGACGACGACGCTGTCCGGCCCGGCCGCCGGCGTCGTCGGCGCTGCGGCGACCGTCGACGACGACGATGTCGAGGGGCTCGTGACCTTCGACATGGGCGGTACCTCGAGCGACGTGAGCCTCGTCCGGGATGGACAGGCCGAGCGGACCACCGACGCCGAAATCGACGGGATACCGATCCGAACGCCGATGGTTGACGTGAACACCGTCGGCGCGGGCGGCGGCTCTATCGCGTGGGTCGACGCCGGCGGCGCGCTCCGGGTCGGTCCCGAGTCCTCGGGTGCCCAACCCGGCCCCGCCTGCTACGGACGTGGCGGGACGCGGCCGACCGTCACCGACGCCAACGTCGTGCTGGGCTACATCGGCCCCGAGACCGCACTCGGCGGCGAGATGACGCTCGACGTCGATGCGGCCCGCGACGCGCTCGAACGACTAGCCGGCGAGGCCGGACTGGACGGCGCACTCGAGGCGGCCCGCGGGGTCTACCGCGTTGCGAACGCGACGATGACGCGGACGATCCGATCCGTTACCGTCGAGCGGGGCCACGACCCCCGCGAGTTCGCGCTCGTCGCCTTCGGCGGCGCGGGCCCGATGCACGCCGCGGCGCTGGCCGACTCGCTGTCGGTTGATCGGGTCGTCGTCCCGCGACCGGGTGGCGTCCTCTCCGCGTTCGGCCTGCTCGCGGCCGACGAGAGCTACGACGCCGTTCGGACGGTCGGCGTGGCTCTCGAGGGGGCCGATCCCGCCGAACTCGAGGACGTCTACGACGACCTCGTGGCTGACGTGCTCGCGGACGCATCCGAACCGGACGCGGCGCGGGTCGAGCGTGCGGCCGACTGCCGGTACGCGGGCCAGAGCTTCGAGTTGACCGTGCCCGTCGATGACGAGTTCGACGCGGCGGCGGTCGCGGACCGCTTCCACGACGCTCACGAGCGGACCTACGGCTACGCGATGGACGAATCGATCGAAGTCGTCAATCTCCGCGCGACGGCGACCATACCCGGATCGGAGCCGGCCATCCGCCACGAGGGAGCCGGGAACGCCCGAATCGGGACCCGCGAGGCCCACTTCCCCGGCACTGGCGCGCGGGAGGCGGCCGTCTACGATCGGGATCGACTCGCAGCGGGCGCGTCGATTATGGGTCCGGCGGTCCTCGAACAGGCCGAGAGCACGACCGTCGTGCCGCCGACCTGGGATGGCGAAATTCTCGCGGACGGAACGCTGGTCATGACGCGAACGGAGGAGGACAAACAATGA
- a CDS encoding aspartate/glutamate racemase family protein: MADPNSQQGRVGLIVPSSNTAAEPEFRECLPDEITVHGARMALESVTVDELDTMSDDAARAATLLGHADVDAVAYACTTGSLIHGPGFDAELEDRLADAAGVPAVATARSVVRALEALNAERVAVVTPYTDELDEKERDFLEEAGFDVASIDGRGLEANTDIGALTPDDASRQVLEYVGSDDDLDAVFVSCTNYRSLAAVDGLEAKLGVPVITSNGATLWDVCGTAGFVVDGPGTLFDRDR, encoded by the coding sequence ATGGCTGATCCCAACAGTCAACAAGGGCGAGTGGGGCTGATCGTCCCCTCCTCGAACACGGCGGCCGAACCGGAGTTCCGGGAGTGTCTCCCCGACGAGATTACTGTCCACGGTGCACGGATGGCCCTCGAGTCGGTCACCGTCGACGAACTCGACACGATGAGCGACGACGCAGCACGGGCGGCGACGCTACTCGGCCATGCCGACGTCGATGCGGTCGCCTACGCCTGTACGACCGGCAGCCTGATCCACGGCCCGGGGTTTGACGCCGAGCTCGAGGACCGGTTGGCGGACGCGGCTGGCGTCCCCGCGGTCGCGACCGCCCGCTCGGTCGTCCGCGCGCTTGAGGCGCTCAATGCCGAGCGGGTCGCGGTCGTAACGCCGTATACCGACGAACTCGACGAGAAAGAACGGGACTTCCTCGAAGAAGCGGGCTTCGACGTCGCGTCGATCGATGGCCGGGGACTCGAGGCGAACACGGACATCGGCGCGCTGACTCCCGACGACGCGTCCCGACAGGTGCTCGAGTACGTCGGCAGCGACGACGACCTCGACGCCGTCTTCGTCTCCTGTACAAACTACCGGTCACTCGCCGCTGTTGACGGGCTCGAGGCGAAACTGGGGGTGCCAGTGATCACGAGCAACGGCGCGACGCTGTGGGATGTCTGTGGCACGGCCGGCTTCGTGGTCGACGGCCCAGGAACGCTGTTCGATCGCGACCGGTAG
- a CDS encoding coenzyme F420-0:L-glutamate ligase, with the protein MELNGVAELPEIRPGDDIAALITDRADLEPGDVLTVASTIVSKAEGRMADLEDYPVSGRAQEIANQIEEIAGEEKDPRFAQAVIEESSELLIDCPFLLTETRFGHICPNAGIDRSNVPDHDLLLLPRKPSESAERIRSGLAERGIEDVAVVVTDTCGRPFRHGQTGVAIGWAGTPASRDWRGEADRDGHELGVTVQSVIDELAAAANLVTGEGAGGTPAVVVRDWEFGNHEGSDELFRSVDNDMIRQALREWRFDG; encoded by the coding sequence ATGGAACTTAACGGCGTGGCGGAGCTGCCCGAAATCCGCCCGGGCGACGACATCGCCGCCCTCATCACGGATCGGGCCGACCTCGAGCCGGGCGACGTGCTCACGGTCGCGAGCACCATCGTCTCGAAGGCCGAGGGCCGGATGGCTGACCTCGAGGACTACCCCGTCAGCGGACGGGCGCAAGAGATCGCCAACCAGATCGAGGAGATAGCGGGCGAGGAGAAAGATCCCCGATTCGCACAGGCGGTCATCGAGGAGAGTTCGGAACTGCTGATCGACTGTCCGTTCTTGCTGACGGAGACTCGCTTCGGTCACATCTGTCCAAACGCGGGGATCGACCGCTCGAACGTGCCCGATCACGACCTGTTGCTCCTGCCGAGGAAACCGAGCGAGAGCGCCGAGCGGATCCGTTCGGGACTCGCCGAGCGCGGGATCGAAGACGTCGCAGTGGTCGTGACCGATACCTGCGGACGGCCGTTCCGTCACGGACAGACCGGAGTCGCGATCGGCTGGGCAGGCACACCCGCGAGCCGGGACTGGCGCGGCGAGGCGGACCGTGACGGTCACGAACTCGGCGTCACCGTTCAGTCGGTGATCGACGAACTCGCCGCCGCCGCGAACCTCGTGACTGGCGAAGGTGCCGGCGGGACACCCGCCGTGGTCGTCCGGGACTGGGAATTTGGGAACCACGAGGGAAGCGACGAACTGTTCCGCTCGGTCGACAACGATATGATTCGACAGGCGCTGCGAGAGTGGAGGTTCGACGGATGA
- a CDS encoding 5,10-methylenetetrahydromethanopterin reductase: MTSENRGNRDSRGSERGAQRPESHENRAEKDTDTTWGIELTPEHPPDRVAGLAALAEDEGFDVAFTSSHYFNRDPFVVLSRMADATDEIRLGPGVVNPYETHPVKLAAQTATIDEISDGRGVFGVGAGDRSSLSNLGIERDSPLRRILETFDLARDLWAGETVTHEGTFTARDAALNLEPPSERIPVYVGAQGPHMLRMSAKHADGVLINAAHPTDLEWAAGQIEQGLAERPAESAPFESLAFASVSVAGDESEARESARPPVAFIVGGAAEPVLERHDIDREAASAVSEALERGDLPEAFGRVTPDMIDAFCIAGTTETVADRFEAVLSYVDGIVVGSPLGPDLEDAVERASEALARATET; encoded by the coding sequence ATGACGAGTGAGAATCGAGGGAACCGAGATTCTCGAGGAAGCGAGCGGGGAGCACAGCGACCCGAGAGCCACGAGAACCGAGCGGAGAAAGACACTGACACTACGTGGGGCATCGAGCTCACGCCCGAGCATCCGCCAGATCGAGTGGCCGGTCTGGCCGCGCTCGCCGAAGACGAGGGGTTCGACGTCGCGTTTACGAGCAGCCACTACTTCAATCGCGACCCGTTCGTGGTACTGTCGCGGATGGCCGATGCCACCGACGAGATTCGGCTGGGACCGGGCGTCGTCAATCCCTACGAAACGCATCCCGTGAAACTCGCCGCACAGACGGCAACGATCGACGAGATCAGCGACGGCCGCGGCGTCTTCGGCGTCGGCGCGGGCGACCGCTCCTCGCTGTCGAATCTAGGGATCGAGCGCGACAGCCCGCTCCGGCGCATCCTCGAGACGTTCGACCTCGCCCGGGACCTCTGGGCCGGTGAGACGGTCACCCACGAGGGTACCTTTACCGCACGGGACGCGGCGCTCAACCTCGAGCCGCCGTCCGAGCGGATCCCGGTCTACGTCGGGGCACAGGGCCCACACATGCTCCGGATGAGCGCGAAACACGCCGATGGCGTGCTGATAAACGCTGCGCATCCGACGGATCTCGAGTGGGCGGCGGGCCAGATAGAGCAGGGACTCGCGGAGCGACCTGCGGAATCCGCCCCCTTCGAGTCGCTCGCCTTTGCGAGCGTCAGCGTCGCCGGCGACGAAAGCGAGGCGCGCGAGTCCGCTCGACCACCCGTCGCGTTCATCGTCGGCGGAGCCGCGGAGCCAGTCCTCGAGCGCCACGACATCGACCGTGAGGCGGCGAGTGCAGTCAGCGAGGCGCTCGAGCGGGGCGATCTCCCCGAAGCCTTCGGTCGCGTCACGCCCGACATGATCGACGCCTTCTGTATCGCCGGGACGACGGAGACCGTCGCGGATCGATTCGAGGCAGTGCTCTCCTACGTCGATGGGATCGTCGTGGGCTCGCCACTGGGGCCGGATCTCGAGGACGCGGTAGAACGAGCGAGCGAGGCGCTCGCTCGTGCGACCGAGACGTAA
- a CDS encoding cold-shock protein, with protein sequence MAKGTVDFFNDTGGYGFIETDDADEDVFFHMEDIGGPDLEEGQEVEFDIEEAEKGPRATNLERV encoded by the coding sequence ATGGCGAAAGGTACGGTCGACTTCTTCAACGACACTGGCGGCTATGGATTCATCGAGACTGACGACGCAGACGAGGACGTGTTCTTCCACATGGAGGACATCGGCGGTCCTGACCTAGAAGAGGGTCAGGAAGTCGAGTTCGACATCGAGGAGGCCGAGAAGGGCCCACGCGCGACAAATCTCGAGCGAGTCTAA
- a CDS encoding MoxR family ATPase has translation MTDTNPIPERSTESTADDALQISTVERLCDEIETNVSRVIVGHDEVIEHVITAVLGRGHVLLDDVPGVGKTMLARSIAKSVDCTFSRVQFTPDLLPSDVTGVNVFNQKTREFDFQSGPVFGNIVLGDEINRAPPKTQAALLEAMEEEQVTTDGTTRDLPTPFTVIATQNAVEPNRTYDLPFAEVDRFMKKLHLGYPSPDEEAELLGRTVGDHPIESLEAVTDRETLVAARETVSTVQVAEPVRTYATRLAAYTRENAHIGVSPRGTISLLRAAQARAVTNGRDYAIPDDIQTEAPVVVSHRIKTDGHDRDGTAVVEDALERVPVE, from the coding sequence ATGACTGATACCAACCCGATACCGGAACGGAGTACCGAATCGACGGCCGACGATGCCCTCCAAATTTCGACGGTCGAACGGTTGTGCGACGAGATCGAGACGAACGTCTCGCGCGTGATCGTCGGCCACGACGAGGTGATCGAACACGTCATCACCGCCGTCCTCGGGCGCGGCCACGTCCTCCTCGACGACGTGCCCGGCGTCGGCAAGACGATGTTGGCGCGCTCGATCGCCAAGTCCGTCGACTGTACGTTCAGCCGCGTCCAGTTCACCCCCGATCTCCTCCCGAGCGACGTCACCGGCGTGAACGTCTTCAACCAGAAGACCCGCGAGTTTGATTTTCAGTCCGGTCCCGTCTTCGGCAACATCGTCCTCGGCGACGAAATCAACCGCGCACCGCCGAAGACCCAGGCGGCGCTGCTCGAGGCCATGGAGGAAGAACAGGTCACCACCGATGGCACGACGCGCGACCTCCCGACGCCCTTTACCGTAATTGCAACCCAGAACGCCGTCGAGCCTAACCGTACCTACGACCTCCCCTTCGCGGAGGTCGACCGCTTCATGAAGAAACTCCATCTGGGCTACCCCTCACCCGACGAAGAGGCCGAACTGCTCGGCCGGACGGTCGGCGACCACCCCATCGAATCACTCGAGGCGGTCACCGACCGCGAGACGCTCGTCGCCGCCCGCGAAACCGTCTCGACGGTACAGGTCGCGGAACCGGTTCGAACGTATGCCACGCGGCTCGCAGCCTATACTCGCGAGAACGCCCACATCGGCGTCAGCCCCCGCGGGACGATTTCGCTGCTCCGAGCAGCCCAGGCACGCGCCGTCACGAACGGCCGAGACTACGCGATTCCGGACGATATTCAGACCGAGGCACCGGTCGTGGTGAGCCACCGGATCAAAACGGACGGTCACGACCGGGACGGTACCGCGGTCGTCGAGGACGCACTCGAGCGCGTTCCCGTCGAATGA
- a CDS encoding DUF58 domain-containing protein, producing the protein MRLTHRGWTVVAVVFVAVVLGWQFGPRALNAVVVPLVVVLLAGLITVGRADRPRITRRPVEEGFIGEERAVAVAIETDGTAAATVRDTVGDGLSSTTDPLAETTLAGEDTVTYDVRLEARGERRAGPLSITVSDLIGLVERRFEYEETTPVVVYPRVRELGGGPATDIQTLASVADRHVDEEFDHLREYHRGDPLRDVHWKTAAKRPDDELVVTEYADDKDVGAVTVAAECLTDGDDEMASAVATVATYLLEQGATVAVTIPDGTRPPGSGRAHHRDILQLLAVAGPGELPDRTRRDADVLVRTDGDGTTVVVDDREIPFDRLRGRGRESEERRGDRDRTASDGRRDRDTGGRPGMSA; encoded by the coding sequence ATGAGACTCACGCACCGCGGCTGGACCGTCGTCGCCGTCGTGTTCGTGGCCGTCGTTCTGGGCTGGCAGTTCGGCCCGCGAGCATTGAACGCCGTCGTCGTCCCGCTCGTCGTCGTGTTGCTCGCCGGCCTGATCACGGTCGGTCGCGCCGACCGACCCCGCATCACCCGTCGGCCCGTCGAAGAGGGATTCATCGGCGAAGAGCGAGCGGTCGCGGTCGCAATCGAGACCGACGGAACCGCCGCGGCGACCGTCCGCGATACCGTCGGCGACGGCCTTTCTTCGACTACGGATCCGCTCGCGGAAACGACCCTCGCGGGCGAAGACACCGTTACGTACGACGTGCGACTCGAGGCACGGGGCGAACGCCGGGCCGGTCCGCTATCGATCACCGTCAGCGATCTCATCGGCCTTGTCGAGCGACGGTTCGAGTACGAAGAGACGACGCCGGTCGTCGTCTACCCGCGTGTCCGGGAACTGGGCGGCGGACCCGCAACCGATATCCAGACGCTCGCCAGCGTCGCGGACCGCCACGTCGACGAGGAGTTCGACCACCTCCGGGAATACCACCGAGGAGACCCACTGCGCGACGTCCACTGGAAGACCGCGGCCAAGCGACCCGACGACGAGTTGGTCGTCACGGAGTACGCGGACGACAAGGACGTCGGGGCCGTCACCGTCGCCGCCGAGTGTCTCACCGACGGCGACGACGAGATGGCGTCGGCCGTTGCGACCGTCGCGACCTACCTCCTCGAGCAGGGCGCGACGGTCGCGGTCACCATCCCGGACGGAACGCGACCGCCGGGATCGGGCCGAGCACACCATCGCGATATACTACAGCTACTGGCCGTCGCCGGTCCCGGCGAACTCCCGGACCGAACCCGACGGGACGCGGATGTCCTGGTCCGAACCGACGGAGACGGGACGACAGTCGTCGTCGACGACCGCGAGATTCCGTTCGACCGACTCCGCGGCCGCGGCCGAGAGAGCGAAGAGAGACGGGGCGATCGGGATCGAACCGCAAGCGACGGTCGACGTGACCGCGACACCGGCGGACGGCCGGGGATGAGCGCATGA